Proteins encoded in a region of the Mucilaginibacter sabulilitoris genome:
- a CDS encoding plasmid transfer protein, with amino-acid sequence MARQFQVYKGLQRPLVYRGFKGKYIYWGVASLLAGLVLGALTMALVNMWLGLIVLIAAVAGGLFFIAAKQKQGLHIKARPTGIFIHQVNFKNLSRYGRKTSL; translated from the coding sequence ATGGCCAGGCAATTCCAGGTGTACAAGGGGCTGCAAAGACCCCTTGTGTACCGCGGTTTTAAAGGCAAGTACATCTATTGGGGCGTCGCCTCGCTCTTGGCCGGCCTCGTATTGGGCGCATTGACGATGGCCCTGGTCAATATGTGGCTTGGCCTGATCGTCCTGATCGCTGCCGTCGCAGGCGGGCTTTTTTTTATCGCCGCTAAACAGAAACAGGGACTCCATATCAAAGCCCGCCCGACGGGCATTTTCATTCACCAGGTCAACTTCAAAAATCTCTCCCGTTATGGCAGGAAAACAAGTCTTTAA